The following are encoded in a window of Sphingobium sp. AP49 genomic DNA:
- a CDS encoding NepR family anti-sigma factor encodes MTDISAEGLILVSSTTQGDRMGGDIDVGSTIQDRDMKAEPSARKHRAAPKKDEGQVSQVLKSVYQRTVDEDIPSEMLDLLSKLG; translated from the coding sequence GTGACGGATATTTCTGCAGAGGGGCTGATTTTGGTTTCTTCAACGACGCAAGGTGACAGAATGGGAGGGGATATTGACGTCGGCTCGACCATTCAGGACCGCGACATGAAGGCCGAACCATCGGCCCGGAAGCATCGTGCCGCGCCGAAAAAGGATGAAGGCCAGGTTTCCCAGGTCCTCAAGTCCGTCTATCAGCGCACCGTAGACGAAGATATTCCTTCCGAAATGCTGGACCTGCTCAGCAAGCTTGGCTGA
- a CDS encoding response regulator, whose translation MSLGQQLHPHLPFLRRYARALTGSQAHGDAYVRATLEAIVAAPEEFPSGIDPRLGLYKTFHAIWSSSHLDDEPAFSGSLGNEAIAHARLARLTPLPRQALLLTALEGFTAEDVGYLISLDTADVEALVEEALAEIEAQTRAKVLIIEDEPIIAMDIETIVRDLGHDVTAIAVTREDAVREALADRPGLVLADIQLADDSSGIDAVKDILAEFSVPVIFITAFPERLLTGERPEPTFLITKPFQRATVKAAISQALFFDEATAPA comes from the coding sequence ATGTCGCTTGGACAGCAACTGCACCCCCATCTTCCCTTCTTGCGTCGTTATGCCCGCGCACTGACCGGCAGCCAGGCTCATGGCGATGCCTATGTCCGTGCGACGCTGGAAGCGATTGTCGCGGCGCCGGAAGAGTTTCCGTCTGGCATCGACCCGCGTCTGGGTCTCTACAAGACGTTCCATGCCATCTGGTCGTCGTCCCATCTTGACGATGAGCCCGCTTTTTCCGGCTCGCTGGGCAATGAGGCGATCGCCCATGCGCGTCTTGCGCGGTTGACGCCGCTGCCGCGCCAGGCGCTGCTGCTCACCGCACTTGAAGGATTCACGGCGGAGGATGTCGGCTATTTGATCAGCCTTGATACCGCTGATGTCGAGGCATTGGTCGAAGAGGCGCTGGCGGAGATCGAGGCGCAGACCCGTGCCAAGGTGCTCATCATCGAGGATGAGCCGATCATTGCCATGGATATCGAGACGATCGTGCGCGACCTGGGGCATGATGTAACGGCGATCGCGGTCACCCGTGAAGATGCGGTGCGCGAGGCACTGGCTGACCGACCGGGCCTGGTGCTGGCCGATATTCAGTTGGCTGACGATTCGAGCGGGATCGATGCGGTCAAGGACATCTTGGCGGAATTCTCCGTGCCGGTGATTTTCATCACGGCTTTCCCCGAACGCCTGCTGACTGGCGAACGGCCCGAACCGACATTCCTCATCACCAAGCCTTTCCAGCGCGCGACGGTGAAGGCGGCGATTTCCCAGGCCTTGTTCTTCGATGAGGCGACAGCGCCAGCCTGA
- a CDS encoding sigma-70 family RNA polymerase sigma factor codes for MNDGPDQGQREALSDTDFKRELAAVIPHLRAFGRSLSGNRDTADDLVQETLLKAWAARARFQAGTNMRAWTFIILRNHYLSQMRRSRFRGDWDDLAADRLLAAPAGQDKHVELSDMQRALLQLPQPQREALILVGAGGFAYEEAAEICGVAVGTIKSRVARGRAALEQILEDGSLPSRRTQETRETAVLDEIMDDVDRLSRGRPLDGSDDDGV; via the coding sequence GTGAATGATGGGCCGGATCAGGGGCAGCGCGAAGCTCTGTCGGACACTGATTTCAAGCGCGAACTGGCAGCGGTGATTCCCCATCTGCGCGCCTTTGGACGATCGCTGTCGGGCAATCGCGACACGGCAGACGATCTGGTGCAGGAAACCTTGCTCAAGGCATGGGCCGCCCGTGCGCGTTTCCAGGCGGGTACCAACATGCGGGCCTGGACCTTCATCATCCTGCGCAACCATTATCTCTCGCAGATGCGCCGGTCGCGTTTCCGGGGTGATTGGGATGATCTGGCCGCCGACCGATTGCTGGCCGCGCCGGCCGGACAGGACAAGCATGTCGAACTGTCGGACATGCAGCGGGCCTTGTTGCAACTGCCCCAGCCCCAGCGTGAAGCGCTGATCCTAGTCGGCGCCGGTGGTTTCGCCTATGAGGAAGCGGCCGAGATCTGTGGTGTGGCCGTTGGCACGATCAAGAGCCGCGTGGCACGCGGCCGTGCGGCGTTGGAGCAGATCCTGGAGGATGGAAGCTTGCCATCCCGCCGCACCCAGGAAACCCGCGAAACGGCAGTGCTTGACGAGATCATGGATGATGTTGACCGTCTGAGCCGGGGCCGTCCCCTCGACGGGAGTGATGACGACGGCGTCTGA